The DNA window CCCGGCAAAGGCCTGCAGGATGGGCGACCCCTCCAATCCCAGTTCGTTGCCCTGGCGGTCTCTTGGGCGCAGGACTTCATAATAGAAGCGCCCCAACACTTCACTTTCAAGCCAGCCGGTCAGCCTCTCCATAGCCGGGTTGAAGTCGATGATACGCAGCGCCGTATCGACCGTCAGGATACCCTCGTCGCTCTGCTGGAAGATCGCCGCTAACCGTAATTGCTCCTTTACCAGCGATTGCGATTTTAAAGCCGAGCGCAGGCCGGATGCCAGGTGCGTGATGAACAGGCGTATTGTACCACCTGGCTCTTCGGCGCTCTCGAAGCAAGAGCGCGCTCCGGCCAGGCGCACGGCATGCAGCATACCGAGAACGCCCGCGTGATCGTACAGGAATAGCGAGCAGCGTTCGTAGGCCGGCGGTTCCCTACCCGCTTCCAGGGATTCATCAGCTATTCCAAATTGCAAGGTCAACGCCGGCGGTAAGGTATCGACCAGCAGAGGGCAGGCCGAGTTCGGCTGCTTGCGCTCGCGTACATATGCTAATAAATCTACGCAGGCAGCCTCGTCCAGGTTGTATAGCGTATATTCGGTACTACTCTGCGGGTCAAACGCTTCGTTGGATACGACGAAGACCCCGGCAACGCCGTTGAGCAGCCTCACAGCGCTGCCAATCAGAATAGTCATTTGATCATGTAAATCCTGGGATTGTTGTATCTGGGACAGGGACATGCTTCCTTCGACCTCAAAAACCACTTGCTAACACGAGGCAACAATGCTATTGTAACACAAAACGCGAGAATTGGCGTACCAATAGCGAGGTTTCTCATGCATTTCGACATCTTTACGCTGTTTCCCGACATGTTCCAGGGGCCATTTTCCGAAAGCATTCTCAAGCGCGCGCAGGAGCGCGGGCTGCTCAGCATTGCCCTGCACAATATTCGTGATGCCACGACCGACAAACACCACATTGTTGATGACTATCCCTATGGCGGCGGGGCTGGCATGGTGATGAAGCCGGAGCCGATTTTTGCGGCGGTCGAGGCCGTCTACGCGGGCGGGCCAATCATCCTGCTGACGCCCCAGGGCCGTTTATTCAACCAGCACATCGCGCGAACGCTGTCCCAGGAGCCGCGTGTAACGTTGATCTGTGGCCATTACGAGGGCATCGACGAGCGCGTGCTGCAACACCTGGTGACCGATGAAATCTCGATTGGCGATTACGTGCTGACCGGAGGCGAACTGGCGGCCATGGTGGTGGTCGATGCGACGAGCCGCCTCATTCCCGGCGTCCTGAATAGCGAAGAATCAACGCAGGAAGAATCGCATAGCGGCAACCTGCTGGAGTATCCACACTACACGCGCCCGCCGGAGTTCCGCGGCTGGAAAGTTCCCGACGTGCTGCTTTCAGGCAATCACGCCGAGATCGCGAAGTGGCGCCGCAAAGAGTCCCTGCGCCGCACGAAGCAGCGCCGCCCTGACCTGTTCGCGAAATTGGATTTAAGCGATAAGCTGGATGCAAGGTTGGTGAAGGAGTTGGAGGAGGATTCTCTACAATAAAAGGGACGGCGCCCACTAGGAGCCATTCCCCTGCCCCTGCGAAGGCCGATTCGCATTCATGGCCTGTTTCTTCAGGAACTCCTCGCGGGCCTTCTCCTCGGCAATGATGTCAGCGGCCTCGTCGGCCATCGTCCTGCCTTCACCGCGATTGCCATTGCCGCCATTTTTGAACGGGCGGTTATCGTAGACTTCGCGCGGGCGACCACCCGGTTCGGAACGGCCTATCACGCCTCGCTCCTCCAGCAGGTCGATCAGGCGAGCGGCACGCGAGTAGCCGATGCGCAGGCGGCGCTGCAAGAGCGAGATGGAGGCGCGTTCGTACTCGTGGACGACCTGCTCCGCCTGGTCCAGCAACTCATCGTCGAGTTCGTATTCATCGGAGATGCGCTCGCTGACCTCCCAACCGGGTTCGACGGGCAATGGGGAAGCTGCCGCTCCATTCCCGCCATTGGCTGCCGCCGCTGCCGCGGCATGTTCTGTTGCCTGCTGCCGCCAGTAATTGACCAACCTTTCAGCTTCATCGTCGGCGACGAAGGCGCCCTGGATGCGCTCGGGTTTGCCCGCGTCCGCCGGGAGATAGAGCATATCGCCGCGCCCAAGCAGGCGCTCGGCTCCTCCCATATCGATAATCGTGCGCGAGTCCACAGCTGAGCTGACCATAAACGAGATGCGGGTGGGAATATTGGCTTTGATCAGGCCGGTGATGACATCGACGGAAGGGCGCTGCGTGGCAACCACCAGGTGAATGCCGGTGGCGCGTGCCAGTTGCGCGAGGCGGCAGATCAGTCCTTCAACCTCTTCGGGAGCGGCCATCATCAGATCGGCCAGTTCATCGATGATGATCACGATGGCGGGCAGGTTCTTCAGGACGTTATCGCCACGAGCAACACGTTCGGCCCGCAGTTTGCGGTATCCATCCAGGTTGCGCACGCCCAGCTGTGAGAAGAGACGATAGCGTTTCTCCATCTCGCTAATCGCGATTTTGAGCAGGCCCACGACTTTGTCGACTTCGGTGACGACCGGCGAGAGCAGGTGCGGGATGCCATTGTACATGTTCAGTTCGACCATTTTGGGATCGACCATCAACATGCGCACATCATCGGGCGTGGCCTGGGTCAGGATGCTGCAAATGATGGCGTTAATGCTAACCGATTTACCAGCCCCTGTCGCTCCGGCAATCAACAGGTGCGGCATGCGTGCCAGGTCACCCACACGCACGGCACCCGCCACATCTTTGCCCAGCGCCACGGCCAGCCTGGATTTTGCCTTTGCTGCCTGGTACTCCTTGCTTTCCAGGATTTCTCGCAGGGTGACGAGGCGGCTGTTCTTGTTCGGAATCTCGACGCCGACGTAGGGGCGACCGGGCACCGGCGCCTCCATACGGATATTTTTCGCTTCCAGGACAAGCGCGAGATCATTTTGCAGGGCCATGATACGGCTGACGCGCGTGCGCGATTCATAGACGATGTTACCGGCAGCATCTTTGATGGGCACCTGTCGCCCCTTTTCATCGACCTTCATGGCCGGTTTGCCCGTTGGTCGAATGCCGAAACGGATCACCGTGGGGCCAATGCTGATATCTTCGGGCCGCACTTCTGCCTCGACGCGGAAACTACGCAGCGTATCCTGGATTACCTTCGCCAGCGAGGAGGTATCATCGCCGAACAACTGCAATTTGACTTCTTCAGGATTGTTCAGGATGTTGGTATCGGGTAGTTTCCAGGGCGATTCAAGGCCGGGTTTAGCGGCCTGGGCGGCTACTTTAGGCGGCCTGGCGCGCAAAGGATTGGGGGCAAGCGGCTCCATCTCGTCTTCATCGTCGAGAGCGTTATTGTTCGCGGCATGCCTGCCGTTCCCGGTCATCTCCTTAAAAGGCAAAGGTTGCTGGCGCGCGCCCTGCACAGCGGCTTTATGCTCTTCGCGATCCAGTGGCTGGGGAGAACGCGCCCCGCGTGGAACAAGACCTACCTGCTGCTTATGCACGTTAATGTCGTTGTCCGGGTCGTCATCATCAAAATCGGCGTTGAATTCAATCGGGCCTGAATCTTCTTCCAGGTCGTCCTCACCAGCGTTGGGCCGCATTCCAGAGCGGGCCGGCGCTCCCGCCGGTGCCGGCGCAAGGCTACTGGCGTAACGGCTGTACTGCGGGCGCTGGCCAAGAAATGGCGAGGGCCGGTTGCCATAGGAAGATGGCCGGCGCGCGCCAGAAAAGGTTTTGCCGAAAAAGCCGGTGACGATACGTACATGTCCGAGTGTGATGCGGAATGTGAGAATGGCCGCGATGATGAACAACCCTATAACCAGCACGTGCCCGGCCAGGGCAGGCCAGCCATTCAATGGCGCTACCAACAATTGGCCGACGATACCGCCGGTTCTCCCATGGCCGATGAGCTGGCTTTCAGCAAGTAAGAGCAGCAAGAGGACAAACAGGCCGAAAACAAGGGACATACGAATGAAGCGCGCATTGCGCAGGCCCTCAAGAAAGTGCGCGCAGGCGAATATAAAGAGGCCGAATGCCAGCGGATAGGCCGACCAGCCAAAGAAGTCAACAAAGAAGTTCGAAAGCGGGCTGAACAGGGCAATCTTATGCCATATGGTAAGGCTGAAGATCAGCAAGACCGAGAGTCCGATCAGTACAAGCCCATAGATGCGCTGCTGGTGATGCGGCTTCAGATTATTCCAGCCTCTGACCATCCTGCCGATGAAGCGCACATCAGCGGGCGCCGGAGTGGAGGCCTTAGGAACAGGGCGATTAGCAGGCGCTGCGCCCTTGGGTCCCTGCTTCTGGCCGCGTGATTGCCCCTGGCCTTTGCGATTAGGAGCACTGGCACGCTGTTTCATCACATTGCCTCGCTGCTCGACGCGCATGCTTTCGGAGCCAATGCTGCCTGCTGCCTTGCTGACGCGGGAATTTTTATTCGCGTCTATGCTAGGCCCCACTCGCCCCGCAAGCCGCGGCGCCTTCTTCGAATCGTTGCCTGCCATACGCTTGTACTCCTTGCTGAAGAGCCACCAGGACAAATGTATCATAGCGCATTTGTTCGACAGAAGCAAGGGGTATAGCCTATGGCCTTTTCCACAATCTCAAGATATAATAAAGCAATTGCACGACAGTTTTTCCAGGGCAGGAGCAATGTTATGATAGACAGGCATCATTTTCGAGTTCGCTTCTGGGGTGTGCGTGGAAGCTATCCCACCCCAGGGCCGGGCACCATCCGCTACGGCGGCAATACGACGTGTGTCGAGGTAGAGGCCGGTGAGCACACACTGATCCTTGACGCCGGCAGCGGGATCATTGGCCTGGGAAAAGATATATTGCGCCGCGCCGCGGAAAAGCCGCTGTTCATTACGCTGCTGCTTACCCACGGTCATAACGACCACCTGCTTGGCCTGCCTTTTTTTGTACCACTTTTTGAGGAGCGGGCGCACATTGATTTCTTTGGGCCGCGTTTAGGGGGAATGAATATTGAGCAAGTTGTAACCCCGGTGATGGCTCCTCCGTATTTTCCAGTGGATATGAGGAAATTACCCTCGCGACGCGCGTTTCATACGATAGGCGAAGAGGAGCAGATTATCTGGTGCAAGGGCGAGAGAAGACCGGCTATCCTGCTTGCAGGAAAACAGGCCGCGGGTGAAGCAGAGGTGAGTGTCACTGCCAGGCTTACGAACAGTCATCCCCTCGATGGGGCGGTCGTCTATCGCATCGAATACGCAGGCCGGGCAGTGGTTTTTGCCACCGATGTAGAATGGAGGGAACAGCTTGACCCTGAGTTTCTTACATTCGTGGAGGGGGCAGATGTGTTGATACATGACGCGCAATATACCGTGGACGAGTACGAACATGCCAGGCAGGGCTTCGGCCATAGTACTATCGAGATGGCAACGACAGTGGCGCAGGCCGCCCACGCCGGCAAATTAATCCTCTTCCATCACGAACCAACATATGACGATGACAAATTAGACAGTATTCAGGCGGAAGCGCAAACCCTTTTTGCCAATACATATTCAGCCTTCGAAGGCATGGAAATTGATGTGTAACCGCATCCTGCATGGATGCGCTCAAGAAATGAGTGAGGATAAGCATGTCCGCAAGCGATATAAATGTTGTTCTGGCAATCATGATCATTGTCTCATTTTTAGTGGCGATTATACTCCACGAGTGCGGTCACGCGCTGGTCGCCTCCTGGCTGGGCGACCCTACTCCTCGCCGCGAGGGAAGACTGAGCTTCAACCTGTTCGCGCATCTCGACCCGGTAGGAACGCTGCTGGCCGTAATCCTGGCCTTCTTACCGGTAGGAGCAGGACCGGTAGGCTTAGGCTGGGGCAAGCCGGTCAAGTCCGACCCCTGGAAGCTGCGCGGCGGCCCGAATATGGGGACATTGTTTGTAGCGCTGGGTGGCATCGTTACCAGCCTGGTTGTGGGACTGGCTTTCGCCGTCGTGCTGCGCTTTGTTTTTCCCCTACATTTTTTTCAAAATGATGTCGCAATTCGCCTGCTGCAGCTGATCGCGGTCTTCGCCAGCGTCAACATCAGCTTAGCCATCTTCAACATCATCCCGCTGTATCCACTCGACGGGTATCAGATACTCTATACGCTGCTGCCCAGCCGGCAGGCGGTACAATTCGCCAAATCCGCTCCCTACGGCCCTTTTATCATCCTGGGGCTTTTGTTTCTACTACCTTTCTTAGGACAGTTGTCAGGTCTCGGCGGCTTTTTCCTTTTCCATATTCCTTATTACATCCTGCTTGGCTCTCTCAATATCATCGGGCCTGTATCTGGCCTGCCGGTTGACGTTGTCACAGCTCTCTATGTGTTTAACTTCCCATTACTCTGAACGATGAAAACGCTTTTGCATGCGCTGGCCTATCGCCTCTGGCAGGTAGGCCAGCAACTCGGGTTCGTAGCTCCGCTGACGGTTGAGGAACATGAGGAGGTTGCTCGCTGGCTTCCTTCTTCCGCTCTGCCCCTCTTTCAAAGCATGTCTGCTGCCGACCAGCGCCATTCACTGAGAGTATGCCGGGGCTTGCAGGCACGTGGCTGCCAGGATGAAGATATGCTCGCGGCAGCATTGTTACATGATATTGGTAAAGCAG is part of the Ktedonobacteraceae bacterium genome and encodes:
- the trmD gene encoding tRNA (guanosine(37)-N1)-methyltransferase TrmD — translated: MHFDIFTLFPDMFQGPFSESILKRAQERGLLSIALHNIRDATTDKHHIVDDYPYGGGAGMVMKPEPIFAAVEAVYAGGPIILLTPQGRLFNQHIARTLSQEPRVTLICGHYEGIDERVLQHLVTDEISIGDYVLTGGELAAMVVVDATSRLIPGVLNSEESTQEESHSGNLLEYPHYTRPPEFRGWKVPDVLLSGNHAEIAKWRRKESLRRTKQRRPDLFAKLDLSDKLDARLVKELEEDSLQ
- a CDS encoding DNA translocase FtsK 4TM domain-containing protein; this encodes MAGNDSKKAPRLAGRVGPSIDANKNSRVSKAAGSIGSESMRVEQRGNVMKQRASAPNRKGQGQSRGQKQGPKGAAPANRPVPKASTPAPADVRFIGRMVRGWNNLKPHHQQRIYGLVLIGLSVLLIFSLTIWHKIALFSPLSNFFVDFFGWSAYPLAFGLFIFACAHFLEGLRNARFIRMSLVFGLFVLLLLLLAESQLIGHGRTGGIVGQLLVAPLNGWPALAGHVLVIGLFIIAAILTFRITLGHVRIVTGFFGKTFSGARRPSSYGNRPSPFLGQRPQYSRYASSLAPAPAGAPARSGMRPNAGEDDLEEDSGPIEFNADFDDDDPDNDINVHKQQVGLVPRGARSPQPLDREEHKAAVQGARQQPLPFKEMTGNGRHAANNNALDDEDEMEPLAPNPLRARPPKVAAQAAKPGLESPWKLPDTNILNNPEEVKLQLFGDDTSSLAKVIQDTLRSFRVEAEVRPEDISIGPTVIRFGIRPTGKPAMKVDEKGRQVPIKDAAGNIVYESRTRVSRIMALQNDLALVLEAKNIRMEAPVPGRPYVGVEIPNKNSRLVTLREILESKEYQAAKAKSRLAVALGKDVAGAVRVGDLARMPHLLIAGATGAGKSVSINAIICSILTQATPDDVRMLMVDPKMVELNMYNGIPHLLSPVVTEVDKVVGLLKIAISEMEKRYRLFSQLGVRNLDGYRKLRAERVARGDNVLKNLPAIVIIIDELADLMMAAPEEVEGLICRLAQLARATGIHLVVATQRPSVDVITGLIKANIPTRISFMVSSAVDSRTIIDMGGAERLLGRGDMLYLPADAGKPERIQGAFVADDEAERLVNYWRQQATEHAAAAAAANGGNGAAASPLPVEPGWEVSERISDEYELDDELLDQAEQVVHEYERASISLLQRRLRIGYSRAARLIDLLEERGVIGRSEPGGRPREVYDNRPFKNGGNGNRGEGRTMADEAADIIAEEKAREEFLKKQAMNANRPSQGQGNGS
- a CDS encoding MBL fold metallo-hydrolase, with the translated sequence MIDRHHFRVRFWGVRGSYPTPGPGTIRYGGNTTCVEVEAGEHTLILDAGSGIIGLGKDILRRAAEKPLFITLLLTHGHNDHLLGLPFFVPLFEERAHIDFFGPRLGGMNIEQVVTPVMAPPYFPVDMRKLPSRRAFHTIGEEEQIIWCKGERRPAILLAGKQAAGEAEVSVTARLTNSHPLDGAVVYRIEYAGRAVVFATDVEWREQLDPEFLTFVEGADVLIHDAQYTVDEYEHARQGFGHSTIEMATTVAQAAHAGKLILFHHEPTYDDDKLDSIQAEAQTLFANTYSAFEGMEIDV
- a CDS encoding site-2 protease family protein, producing the protein MSASDINVVLAIMIIVSFLVAIILHECGHALVASWLGDPTPRREGRLSFNLFAHLDPVGTLLAVILAFLPVGAGPVGLGWGKPVKSDPWKLRGGPNMGTLFVALGGIVTSLVVGLAFAVVLRFVFPLHFFQNDVAIRLLQLIAVFASVNISLAIFNIIPLYPLDGYQILYTLLPSRQAVQFAKSAPYGPFIILGLLFLLPFLGQLSGLGGFFLFHIPYYILLGSLNIIGPVSGLPVDVVTALYVFNFPLL